The sequence below is a genomic window from Ipomoea triloba cultivar NCNSP0323 chromosome 10, ASM357664v1.
ttaagctagctgctatgcttaaaagtgtttggtaaaattagctttttgataagttgataaatgtaaaaagactaaaaaggacatcttcatacaatttaaatagttttaaatttaaatatttttgtttatatattaaaatataaaatagtgaaattaatatattttaataaaatataaagtaagaacatatatttgaaaacatataaagtaaaacaaaatgtttataattcataagattagttcatacaaaaaatcaatgttcaaacacaaatgtcaaattgaaattacaaccaaacatattgaagagaaaaagttaaaaaggtttagccaaaaagattttaattgggaagggtaaattatggcatttctttaaaataataaggttaaagatggaaaaaaagttaggaagctactagcttattttgaaacgctaccttagatagcgttcaaaaataagctcttattttaagctactaacttattttaggaacattaccaaacagagcttatagcttattagtagcttaaaataagctataagctcctaaataagctccgCCAAACAGAAATGCTATTTGGGTATCAACTTTTATGCtttaatgtaaaaaaataaaaaaaaataaaaaaaaaaacctctataATTTACTTTAAACATTCAcaattcaaaccaagaaggctaatagATCAGACTGCTCTCTGACTGAGAATTGAATTTGAAACATTGTGGTTGCCAAGTCAATAGTCGGACCATCGTGGCTAGAGTTGTGGTCTACATTTTTAGTTACCCATGTtatatcatttttctcattACTTAAAATCCATGAAGCgataaattttctttaatttcattaataGGCTTTCATGGAAGAACACTTGATGCTTGTTGTGGGAGTGAAGGTCCATACAATGTTGACACCAGTATAGGATGCGGTTTTCCCTCTTCAAATGTGTGTGCAGATCCTTCCTCTTATATCGATTGGGATGGTCCACACCTTACAGAAGCAGCCAATAGATGGATTGCCAAGGGATTGCTAAATGGGTTATATACTAACCCAAATATTACTGCCTCATGTGTTTCTGCAACATTAAATAATCTTTAGAAAtccattgatatatatattttttaatgattgaTATTGCAaagttttcttttaattagtatatgataTGCTCGCAGCTCGCCGTGGGAAAAAAGAATTTGTGTGGAATGATAGAAATTGATATTATATTGTGGTGTGATTTAGTAGTGAATATTGATATTGATTTGTTTAAACTTCATGCTTCTCACATGAAGCTTTATTAGTAAACTATTGGGAttgtaaagtaaataaatgtaTCTTTTTGTGTTTTGCTTTTTCTTGTCCATATACAATCTGCTactcaaaaactaattaaactaCTCTGTCAACCTTTTTGCGTTTTACTAagattattgcttatatgtagcGATGTgcaataatttataatttatttataaataaatattcaattactTCAAATTTATCACTCAATATTGATAATCctacaagaaaagaaaaaacgaaACTTGTGTACAACACAATTTCCTTAATATAAAATAtcttgcacactttttaagtgcAAATACTCTCGGTTATACGGTTACAAGTAGGTTGCAATTTAGTGGCTCAGGTAGTTAGGATTGGTGGTCGGAGAGTCCGGAGCTTATAAGTGTTTTAGAGATAAAGTGTTCAAAATCCCTCTCTCTAAGGTGCTGAATGTGCCTTATATAGAATGGTGAGGGGCTACATGCCATGAGCTCGGCACGTCAACCACGTGTCCTGTATGCACTTGTCCCGTGTGGGGCAGTTCTAGGTTGGTCCACATGTACGACAATTTCTGCCTGTCCATTTATTAGGGTAAGGTCAGGACTGGAGGTTGGGTTTGAGTCAATCCTTATGATAAAATATGTTTAGTGTCTGGGGAATCAAGTCTAAGCCTCTAGGTTCGGGAGCCAAATCCTGACTTTCCGAGCCCTGGGCACTGATCCTTAGTAGCGCGAAACCTCAGTAAAAGCAACCTTAGCCTCGTATTGAGGTCGGATCGAGCTCATGCAGGTCAGTTTAGGTTGAGAAAAGTTCCTCCCGTTATATGGGCTGGGTTATAACCTGAGTAGATACAAGTATATATGAccagagtatatatatatcctatcaAGAGTCATTGAATTGAAGCATATGTGTTCCAAGATACTCGACAAGTTAGAACAAAAATGAACACTTCTTTCTAAAGCAGAGTTGTTGGCAAAAAATTCTAGAATTTTAAGTAGTTTATGAGAGGAAAAATAGGACAAAATGTCAATATGATAGCTTTCAAGGAGATActaaatttatatacatattaataaatttataaataaatatatataaatacgtATACACGTCTCTGTATTATATAAAAGCTCACTCCATGTTTGCTCATGACTTTTTAAGGCGAGATTTATTGTGCTTTGTGCATTGATTGTTGGACTTTGGAAAATGTGTGTCTATTTTGCCCTTGCTGATGCGTCGGCGGTCGCAGTCCGATTGTTTAGAGGACAACAGTGATACTATTTTGATGGGCCAGACTTATATGGGTGACATTGGCCTCTGACATTCAACCATACTCCATTTCATGTCTATTCGTTTGCAGgcttgatatttattttatccAATTTGTTAACCTCCCCCCATAGTTCAATTATCCTTTCAAAGACTTTTTCCCGACGTTAGTTCCTTCCATGGATAACCTCTGTCTTTCGCTTATATATTACTAGCCTTTCgcttatatattactatatattacagaatatttattttcttttgttttttcctcAGTGTGAGTTGCTGTCATTTGaagatttaatttttgttggtTTAGCTTTTGCTCTCTACTTGCTTTGTGCCTTCATTGTGTTATACCTATTGTGAATGTTGTTTGGAGCACTTCTCTGCAAATGTTTTGCTTGACTTCATCGTTTCTTTTGCCTTTATTTTCAGCAGCTAATTGAATTTGGAGGGAAAGCTTTGGCACATGTCGTGAGGTCAGCATATCAACCACATATCCCACATGCACCGGTCCCGCGGCAGGGCAGTCCTAGGTTGGTCCACGTGTACAACGATTCCTGATTGTCGATTTATTAGGGTACGATCGGGATTGAAGGTCGATTTTGAGTTAATCCTTATGAATGTCTTTAGAAGATCCTTTAGAGTGTCCTTTGATAGGATGGGAAAGTGCTTTCTTCCAATTGCTTTCCTTCCAATTTTAGATCGAAAAACGAATGATTTATAACAGAAAATGAGGGGTCTATTAGGTCTATACATAACTTTGCATtatcaaaatctaaaaacagTTGTTCATAACATATACGATAATAACCAGTTTCAATCAACTATATTAATTCAATCAAATATATTTCAATTCAGTGAATGATTTCACTAAtatgaaactttaatttatttagttttgattaatttgacaagaaattaaacgaATGACCATCCTAACAATACCACCGCAACATACAACAATCTATACAAGCTGAGTATGCACTCAAATAGCCTGTCCTACTACAATTTTAAAGACGTACAGGTTAACGCTATATTCATGAggtttttttttcacttttggtcctatgattttagtgtttccgtcaatttaggtacacgactttcattttgccacttttagtcattgactttaatttttttgccacttttagtccttgactttgattttttttccacttttagtcctttcggccatccgagcgacaacttttaatcgaaatcaacaaattgttgtgccattaagggtaaataacgtttaatgtatttagagatttatcaatagacaattttacacttaatgacacaacattttattgattctaattaaaagttgttgcttaaaaagcgaagtagaacaagcaaataacgtttatttttcctattttttatctgattttatttataaatatatttagaactttatcaaaatacacttttacccttaatggcataacaatttgttgatttcgattaaaagttgtcgctcggatgaccgaaaggactaaaagtggaaaaaaaaaaatcaaagtcaaggactaaaagtggcaaaaaaattaaagtcaaggactaaaagtggcaaaatgaaagtcgtgtacctaaattgatggaaacactaaagtcataggactaaaagtggaaaaaactcctATATTCTTATACAACAATTCAAGATTCTCAAGAAATGCCAAACACAgaccaaacaatataatgcaGAACAACGTGTCAACGTCACGGCAATCCAAAATTACGGGAACGAATcttatcttattataataaaagaaaaaagtagtAAATAGAATGTTACATGATCGAACCTCAATGATAGGGTATGAATTGTTTGGGCTATAACAaatagagaaagtatagaataaatattactttgtaatagaatcaatagtactaaaaaataaatagaatctCACACAGAGAATACTTGACAGTGTATATAAACGAATTGACATGATAATAATACGAATATAATAAGACTAAACATAGACACAAGCCAATAAAATTAACTGGTTagagttataaataaataaaaaaaaaacataatttttaaatgagtACGTTGATATAATAGACATGCCTAGTTAACATATTTCATGTACACACGAGTCACAACACGATATGACAGAGTTATTTTAAACCCTTTAGATATGTAATTATAACTttctatttagaaaataaaaatttaattaaaaataactttttaaaaaacatatacaattaaatccaacaaaataatttgtcaaattttaaaaagaaaaattcttaTACACGTAAAAACCCTAgcctcctttttctctctaaaaccaaacgcctttctctgctgctcaacttcggcttccaccgccggcctccggcgggagctctaatggagctttgagccggcggttttggtcaccttctacgtttactctcgctcttcttccgccccaaccatcgtcgcagctccgtctgcctccgaccaccgccacagatcttcttcttccgttttctttccctttgaataaaataatagtaggtaggtattgggtttgtgttgatagtcttgaactcccaaccctactttgactttacccactttttattttctctatgattgtgttttcctctcgttactttcacgggcttttcatttttattagcaTAAAtcatttagtttggtttcggcaagtgttgatcttatcctgggcgaacaaaaaagaatgatgacgaagacccagatctttaaTTAAGCTTTAAGCttcttgaaggaacatagcttcttagttatgaaacagtctgcgattcaagttttctatagcatagttagaaaagttgtttctatgtctgactgtaagaaATGGTTTatcatttcattgatcgttgatgtaaacgttttatattatgaattaatggaatagctacgttttctttcaaaaaaaaatccaaccaAATATTTAAGATATTCAATTCCTAACCTATCATAATATTCTTTAAAAACCGTAACTAATGCTAATAATAATGGGTTAAATAGGTTTTTAATTAACAAGTTGACTGTTAAGACAAAATTTTTATGTTGGGTGCTTAATAGGTTAAATGGTTTGTTTACATGTCAACAGCAGACCTACTTCTACGCAGTTCTTGATTGTCAATATCTTGCAAATAACTTGCCGGGCTATCCAGGCATTCAAAGTTGAATGAAAtgcaaattaatttaattatttaagaaAATCATGGGAATCATGGCTAGCTAGGTTTATAAATAGTGTGGCTTCACGCAATCCATTCACTCACAACATTTACATTACAAACATCTCTAAGGTTCGAGATTGTCAACTATGGCCGCTTTCAAAAGTTTGAAGCTTCTCGTAGCTCTCGCTGTAGTGTTTGCAATGTCAGCATCATTAACCACATCTCGAACATTACCTGATTCATCAATGGCAGAGAGGCATGATCAATGGATAGCTCAATATGGACGCGTTTACAAAAATGAAGTGGAGAAATCAAAACGATACAAGATATTCAAAGAGAACGTAGAATACATTGATGCTTTCAACAATGCGGGAACCAAGTCTTACAAGCTTGGCATCAATGCATTTGCTGATTTAACAAACAAGGAATTCCAAGCGTCTCGGAATGGATACAAATTGCCTCACGAGTGTTCCTCCAATACATTGTTTAGGTATGAAAATGTGAGTGCAGTTCCATCTACGGTAGATTGGAGAAAGAAGGGGGCTGTTACTCCCGTTAAGGATCAAGGCCAATGTGGTGAGTTACAGAATATTTACACATTAGTATAataagcaaattaaattattttataagctAGCTACTTAACTTAATTTtgatgtataatatatataggatgTTGCTGGGCATTTTCTGCTGTGGCCGCCATGGAAGGAATCACCCAACTCTCAACCGGTAAGCTGATCTCATTGTCTGAGCAAGAGCTTGTAGATTGCGACGTAAAGGGCGAAGATCAAGGCTGCGAAGGAGGCCTAATGGACGATGCTTTCCAGTTCATAATAAACAACAAAGGCCTCACAACTGAATCCAACTACCCATACCAAGGAACCGACGGCTCCTGCAAGAAAAGCAAATCATCCAACAGCGCAGCAAAGATCAGCGGCTACGAAGACGTCCCCGCTAACAGCGAGTCCGCCTTGGAAAAGGCCGTGGCCAATCAGCCTGTATCGGTGGCCATTGACGCCAGCGGAATGGATTTCCAGTTCTACTCTAGCGGGGTGTTCACCGGATCATGCGATACGCAGTTGGATCACGGCGTGACGGCCGTGGGGTACGGGAAAGCTGAGGATGGGACTAAGTATTGGTTGGTGAAGAACTCGTGGGGAACAAGCTGGGGTGAGAATGGTTACATTAGAATGCAGAAAGACATTGAGGCTAAGGAAGGGCTTTGCGGTATTGCCATGCAAGCATCTTATCCCACTGCATCTGCTTGATTAAGTATATATAGACATACATATATTTCATGAGGCTTTGTATCACTCATCCTAAATCGCCTCTGTAATCTATCTAATAATTTCtgtattttcttgttttcttgatTATCATTGTGTATATTTAAATGCAAACTTGCTATTATAAGAATATATTGCTTTTTACTTCAAACTGTATTTGT
It includes:
- the LOC116032805 gene encoding senescence-specific cysteine protease SAG39-like is translated as MAAFKSLKLLVALAVVFAMSASLTTSRTLPDSSMAERHDQWIAQYGRVYKNEVEKSKRYKIFKENVEYIDAFNNAGTKSYKLGINAFADLTNKEFQASRNGYKLPHECSSNTLFRYENVSAVPSTVDWRKKGAVTPVKDQGQCGCCWAFSAVAAMEGITQLSTGKLISLSEQELVDCDVKGEDQGCEGGLMDDAFQFIINNKGLTTESNYPYQGTDGSCKKSKSSNSAAKISGYEDVPANSESALEKAVANQPVSVAIDASGMDFQFYSSGVFTGSCDTQLDHGVTAVGYGKAEDGTKYWLVKNSWGTSWGENGYIRMQKDIEAKEGLCGIAMQASYPTASA